One genomic segment of Salinigranum rubrum includes these proteins:
- a CDS encoding NUDIX hydrolase: protein MTDDGRRHEDLTDPEWPVVESEVEYETGWYTGGYDLVEQPDESTKRYYWAELATAVVVVSVTDDQLVMVEQYRPTIRERQLELPAGIVERGESFTQAAERELREETGFEASSTSLLQEVWCTTGMLRHRRGFVFAEGLSPVDQELDDNEFLSVRAVPLDDAVSVARSQPTNDATVEGLLIAHDEGLI from the coding sequence ATGACGGACGACGGTCGCCGGCACGAGGACCTCACAGACCCGGAGTGGCCCGTCGTCGAGTCCGAAGTCGAGTACGAGACGGGGTGGTACACGGGCGGGTACGACCTCGTCGAACAGCCCGACGAATCGACGAAACGGTACTACTGGGCGGAGCTCGCGACGGCCGTGGTCGTCGTCAGCGTCACCGACGACCAGCTGGTGATGGTCGAGCAGTACCGGCCCACGATCCGAGAGAGGCAGCTCGAACTCCCCGCGGGCATCGTCGAGAGGGGCGAGTCCTTCACGCAGGCGGCCGAGCGCGAACTCCGCGAGGAGACCGGGTTCGAGGCGTCGTCGACGAGCCTCCTCCAGGAGGTGTGGTGTACGACCGGGATGCTCAGACACCGCCGCGGCTTCGTCTTCGCGGAGGGGCTCTCGCCCGTCGACCAGGAACTCGACGACAACGAGTTCCTCTCCGTGCGGGCGGTTCCGCTCGACGACGCCGTGAGCGTGGCCCGTTCACAGCCGACTAACGACGCCACCGTCGAGGGTCTCCTCATCGCTCACGACGAGGGGCTCATCTGA
- a CDS encoding DUF5809 family protein, with translation MRTEGTLAPDTHEEAREAFEAAGPVAQRVVRETARAMAFDPEEYRERVTSDVVSTARDVLFASRLLIHSGTRAEFDEWCVDHDAFEVSEVGSPNVDRLVWHPAPFVDSVVAASYQDERDAAVEILRRQALGRIYRVELDAMEGAAVTDVVEGGSEGGPEIGTEDGSGDVDR, from the coding sequence ATGCGTACCGAGGGAACCCTGGCACCCGACACCCACGAGGAGGCGCGCGAGGCGTTCGAGGCGGCCGGACCCGTCGCCCAGCGGGTCGTCCGCGAGACGGCACGGGCGATGGCGTTCGACCCCGAGGAGTACCGTGAGCGCGTCACGAGCGACGTCGTCTCGACGGCCCGGGACGTGCTGTTCGCCTCCCGTCTGCTGATTCACAGCGGGACGCGCGCGGAGTTCGACGAGTGGTGTGTCGACCACGACGCGTTCGAGGTGAGCGAGGTGGGCAGTCCGAACGTCGACCGACTCGTCTGGCACCCCGCGCCCTTCGTCGACAGCGTCGTCGCCGCGAGCTATCAGGACGAGCGCGACGCCGCGGTCGAAATCCTCCGCCGGCAGGCGCTCGGCCGGATCTACCGCGTCGAACTCGACGCGATGGAGGGGGCCGCGGTGACCGACGTCGTCGAGGGGGGTTCGGAGGGCGGTCCCGAAATCGGAACCGAGGACGGGAGCGGGGACGTCGACCGATGA
- a CDS encoding DUF5810 domain-containing protein has translation MGYACPVCDDPQQDAEHLANHLAFQALTHGDDHEAWLDEHTPDWAEGGPADLAPRLEGLAEEAEYEAVFEDTTEESSDGELYDPDLQGVDGLPGHDHDHGGAGAHGHGRGHGHGHDHTGGDGIDVSNLDPDAREIVDEAQELTREMLDDSEGDDEE, from the coding sequence ATGGGCTACGCCTGTCCGGTCTGTGACGACCCCCAACAGGACGCCGAGCACCTCGCCAACCACCTCGCGTTCCAGGCGCTGACACACGGCGACGACCACGAGGCCTGGCTCGACGAACACACGCCCGACTGGGCCGAAGGCGGACCGGCGGACCTCGCGCCTCGACTCGAAGGACTCGCGGAGGAAGCCGAGTACGAGGCGGTGTTCGAGGACACCACCGAGGAGTCGAGCGACGGGGAACTGTACGACCCAGACCTGCAGGGGGTGGACGGACTCCCAGGACACGACCACGACCACGGTGGCGCAGGCGCACACGGTCACGGTCGTGGACACGGCCACGGTCACGACCACACGGGGGGTGACGGCATCGACGTCTCGAACCTCGACCCTGACGCGCGCGAAATCGTCGACGAAGCCCAGGAACTGACCCGGGAGATGCTCGACGACAGCGAGGGCGACGACGAGGAGTAA